The Actinomadura sp. WMMB 499 genome includes a window with the following:
- a CDS encoding TadE/TadG family type IV pilus assembly protein has translation MTLLPPNRAADPRDRGTVSLYVVLFTPVVFLLAGLLVDGGLAIHARQRAADMAEQAARAGANEIDLAALRATGDPVLDPGRARAAACELLRAYGDEVTGARCDASTGAVTVTVQIDVRPQFLAVFPGFGEFTMTSDATARPVTGGDTP, from the coding sequence GTGACGCTCCTCCCCCCGAACCGCGCCGCCGACCCCCGGGACCGGGGGACGGTCTCGCTGTACGTCGTCCTGTTCACCCCGGTCGTGTTCCTCCTCGCGGGCCTGCTGGTGGACGGCGGCCTCGCGATCCACGCGCGGCAGCGCGCCGCCGACATGGCCGAGCAGGCCGCCCGCGCCGGCGCCAACGAGATCGACCTCGCCGCGCTGCGCGCCACCGGCGACCCCGTCCTCGACCCCGGCCGCGCCCGCGCCGCCGCCTGCGAACTCCTGCGCGCCTACGGGGACGAGGTGACGGGCGCCCGCTGCGACGCGTCCACCGGGGCCGTGACCGTCACCGTGCAGATCGACGTGCGGCCCCAGTTCCTCGCGGTCTTCCCGGGGTTCGGCGAGTTCACGATGACCTCGGACGCCACCGCCCGTCCGGTCACAGGTGGAGACACCCCATGA
- a CDS encoding TadE/TadG family type IV pilus assembly protein translates to MNLREWGGDRGSMSLEMVLVTPIFVAFLLILAGAGRLVDAQSQMDGAARDAARAASIARGAASARAFAADTAAAGLRGTSWCAGGPSVTTDVSGWGPGGRVTVEIACDVDLGDLAFIGLPGTKRLVGRAVAPIDTYTYRGGGDGL, encoded by the coding sequence GTGAACCTTCGCGAGTGGGGCGGCGACCGGGGGTCGATGTCGCTGGAGATGGTCCTCGTCACGCCGATCTTCGTCGCGTTCCTGCTGATCCTCGCGGGCGCCGGGCGGCTCGTGGACGCGCAGAGCCAGATGGACGGCGCCGCCCGCGACGCCGCGCGGGCCGCGTCCATCGCGCGCGGTGCCGCGTCCGCCCGCGCGTTCGCCGCCGACACCGCCGCCGCCGGGCTGCGCGGCACGTCCTGGTGCGCGGGCGGCCCGAGCGTCACGACGGACGTGTCCGGCTGGGGCCCCGGCGGGCGCGTCACCGTCGAGATCGCCTGCGACGTCGACCTCGGCGACCTCGCCTTCATCGGCCTGCCCGGCACCAAACGCCTCGTCGGCCGCGCCGTCGCCCCCATCGACACCTACACCTACCGGGGCGGGGGCGACGGCCTGTGA